A window of the Chthonomonas sp. genome harbors these coding sequences:
- a CDS encoding methionine adenosyltransferase: MSKFGVFTSESVSEGHPDKLADQISDALLDECLAQDPNARVAIETLLTRGLAVVAGEVTVDGYVDIAKTVRDTINEVGYTDTELGLDGNTCGVMVAIQEQSKDIAVGVDTGGAGDQGMMFGLATTETKELMPLPVSIAHAMTRRIAAVRKDHKSLGLRPDAKSQVSVIYENGLPKRIDTIVLSTQHSPKLDLAGVKEIVEEYVIAPTLREYSNYVDGDIIRHINPTGIFVIGGPQGDTGVTGRKIIVDTYGGMCPHGGGAFSGKDPTKVDRSAAYMCRYIAKNIVAAGLADKVQIALAYAIGVAQPVSINIDCFGSEKVDPETIEKVVRDRFDMSPAGIAKELALKSQKYLPTAKNGHFGNDAFSWEQTTSAADLRSAFNLVGTSLN; this comes from the coding sequence ATGAGCAAATTTGGTGTATTCACGTCCGAATCTGTGAGCGAAGGCCACCCCGACAAGCTGGCGGATCAGATTTCTGACGCCTTACTTGACGAGTGTCTCGCCCAGGATCCGAACGCTCGTGTCGCCATTGAAACCCTGCTGACCCGCGGCCTCGCCGTGGTCGCCGGGGAAGTCACCGTGGATGGCTACGTAGACATCGCGAAAACGGTGCGCGACACGATCAACGAAGTCGGCTACACCGACACCGAACTGGGCCTCGATGGCAACACGTGCGGCGTCATGGTCGCGATCCAAGAGCAATCGAAGGACATCGCGGTCGGCGTGGACACCGGCGGCGCCGGCGACCAAGGCATGATGTTTGGTCTCGCGACCACCGAAACCAAGGAACTGATGCCCCTGCCCGTGAGCATTGCCCACGCGATGACGCGTCGCATTGCCGCGGTTCGCAAGGATCACAAGAGCCTTGGTTTGCGCCCCGACGCCAAGAGCCAAGTCAGCGTAATTTACGAGAACGGCTTGCCGAAGCGCATTGACACGATCGTGCTTTCCACGCAACACTCGCCGAAGCTCGACCTCGCTGGCGTCAAGGAGATCGTCGAGGAATACGTCATCGCCCCGACGCTGCGCGAGTACAGCAACTACGTGGACGGCGACATCATTCGCCACATCAACCCGACCGGCATCTTCGTGATTGGCGGACCGCAAGGCGACACCGGCGTGACCGGTCGCAAGATCATCGTGGATACCTACGGTGGCATGTGCCCGCACGGCGGCGGCGCGTTTAGCGGCAAGGACCCCACCAAGGTGGACCGCTCGGCGGCTTACATGTGCCGATACATCGCCAAGAACATTGTCGCGGCGGGCCTCGCCGACAAGGTGCAGATTGCCTTGGCTTACGCCATCGGCGTCGCCCAACCGGTGAGCATCAACATCGACTGCTTCGGCAGCGAAAAGGTGGACCCGGAAACCATTGAGAAGGTCGTTCGCGATCGCTTCGATATGTCTCCCGCGGGTATCGCCAAGGAGCTGGCGCTCAAGTCGCAGAAGTATCTGCCGACCGCCAAGAACGGCCACTTTGGCAACGATGCGTTCAGCTGGGAACAAACGACTTCGGCCGCCGACCTGCGCTCGGCGTTTAATTTAGTGGGAACCTCACTCAACTAA
- a CDS encoding alcohol dehydrogenase catalytic domain-containing protein: protein MGQPESSQPAAISPVVGQKMSALVLEEPGLLRVCEVDVPLPGPGEILIRVRAATTCGTDLKAYLRGHPQIPMPGIFGHEYSGTVVAVGEGAPFAIGTDVMGVHSAPCQTCFWCESNQENLCERIMETKVLGSYAEYLLIPAHIARLNVFEKPASVSFARAALLEPLACVAQGILELGSLMPYTRVLIIGPGAIGLMFVAALRQLGIHDVTLAGRNKRRLAVGEQLGARPLHVSDVPHSLGRGYDVVIECTGNVEVWQSSIHYARRGGRVMLFGGCPAGTHAAFDTQHLHYQQITILSPFHFGTRAVQTAREWLLDPNFHIEAVISGQREIADAEQVFADLQSGNGIKYLFRP, encoded by the coding sequence ATGGGTCAGCCGGAATCCTCTCAACCCGCCGCCATCTCGCCCGTCGTGGGTCAGAAAATGTCGGCGCTTGTGTTGGAAGAGCCCGGCCTTTTGCGGGTGTGCGAGGTTGATGTCCCTTTGCCTGGCCCCGGCGAAATCCTCATCCGCGTGCGCGCCGCCACGACGTGCGGCACCGACCTTAAGGCTTACTTGCGCGGCCATCCCCAGATTCCGATGCCCGGGATTTTTGGCCACGAGTACAGCGGCACGGTGGTTGCCGTGGGCGAAGGCGCGCCGTTTGCGATCGGCACCGATGTGATGGGTGTCCACTCCGCGCCGTGCCAAACCTGTTTTTGGTGCGAGAGCAATCAGGAGAACCTGTGCGAGCGCATCATGGAAACCAAGGTGCTGGGCAGTTACGCCGAATACCTGCTGATTCCGGCGCACATCGCCCGACTCAACGTGTTTGAAAAACCCGCCAGCGTGAGCTTTGCCCGCGCGGCGCTGCTCGAACCGCTCGCCTGTGTGGCCCAGGGCATCCTGGAACTCGGGTCGCTGATGCCCTACACCCGCGTTTTGATTATTGGCCCCGGCGCGATTGGCCTGATGTTTGTCGCCGCGTTGCGGCAACTCGGGATTCACGATGTGACGCTGGCCGGGCGCAATAAGCGGCGTCTCGCCGTCGGCGAACAGCTCGGCGCGCGACCCTTGCACGTGAGCGACGTGCCGCACTCGCTCGGGCGCGGCTACGACGTCGTCATCGAGTGCACCGGCAACGTCGAGGTGTGGCAGTCGAGCATTCACTACGCGCGTCGCGGCGGGCGAGTGATGCTGTTCGGCGGCTGTCCGGCGGGGACTCACGCGGCGTTCGACACGCAGCATCTGCACTATCAGCAAATCACGATTCTGAGCCCGTTCCACTTTGGGACGCGGGCCGTGCAAACCGCGCGTGAGTGGTTGCTCGATCCGAACTTCCACATCGAGGCCGTCATCAGCGGTCAGCGCGAGATCGCCGACGCCGAGCAGGTGTTCGCCGACCTGCAATCCGGCAACGGAATTAAGTATCTGTTCCGGCCGTAA
- a CDS encoding MFS transporter yields MRLLLIALLAETAFATLNLASMPHYLRSDRLFSPGMIAIIMASFMLAEAVLKSPLGHLADRVGCRRLLVIAPLLSAGSAVLTILAPRTGTSLDVAVMIGLRLVDGAAAAMIWPAMFSAMGETSDQDLQQESLSLLNSCYFVGIALAFPISGFINQLFGATARGVIGQYAPSFLLAFVMFVACAVVAATSTLPQKVAHHEDPSHEPGNLLDAFRRIPQFMIMGAVVFVALGLPMTIIQFFAKDQLKLSQAGFGALVLPGAIAMALLSAPISKLGKRLGTATSVHLGLAICLSGMIVIALGQFIPALRTLLAFGIAGLPLGLGFLLAIPAWYTSVSEVDPARRGSNIGAVMAAQGLGAIVGGIIGGKIYGLGSAYGPFILCAIALAVSLALSYRLIPPPPKAQPEIES; encoded by the coding sequence GTGCGTTTGCTCCTCATCGCCTTGCTGGCCGAGACTGCCTTCGCCACGCTAAACCTGGCCTCGATGCCGCACTACCTGCGCTCGGATCGCCTGTTTAGCCCGGGCATGATCGCCATTATCATGGCCAGTTTTATGCTCGCGGAGGCCGTGCTCAAAAGCCCGCTCGGCCACCTTGCCGACCGCGTGGGTTGTCGCCGCTTGCTGGTCATCGCGCCGCTTCTGAGCGCGGGCAGCGCTGTGCTGACGATCCTCGCGCCACGCACCGGCACCAGCCTCGATGTCGCCGTCATGATCGGCTTGCGGCTGGTGGATGGCGCGGCGGCGGCCATGATCTGGCCGGCGATGTTCAGCGCCATGGGCGAGACGAGCGACCAGGACCTGCAGCAAGAATCGCTGAGCCTGCTGAACAGCTGCTACTTCGTGGGCATTGCCCTCGCGTTCCCGATCTCGGGGTTCATCAATCAGCTGTTCGGCGCGACCGCGCGCGGTGTCATCGGCCAGTACGCGCCGAGCTTCTTGCTTGCGTTCGTCATGTTTGTCGCCTGCGCGGTGGTCGCCGCGACCTCGACTCTGCCGCAGAAAGTAGCTCATCACGAGGACCCGAGTCATGAGCCGGGCAACCTGCTCGACGCGTTCCGCCGCATTCCGCAGTTCATGATCATGGGGGCCGTGGTTTTTGTGGCGCTCGGCCTGCCGATGACGATCATCCAGTTTTTCGCCAAGGACCAGCTGAAGCTCAGCCAAGCCGGATTTGGCGCGTTGGTGCTGCCCGGCGCCATCGCCATGGCCCTGCTGAGCGCGCCCATCAGCAAGCTCGGCAAGCGCCTCGGCACGGCCACGAGCGTCCACCTGGGGCTCGCGATTTGCCTCAGCGGCATGATCGTCATCGCTCTCGGCCAGTTCATTCCAGCTTTGCGCACGCTGCTCGCATTCGGCATTGCGGGCTTGCCGCTCGGACTCGGATTCCTGCTCGCGATCCCCGCGTGGTACACCAGCGTCAGCGAGGTAGACCCCGCCCGACGCGGCAGCAACATCGGCGCGGTGATGGCCGCGCAAGGGCTCGGCGCGATTGTTGGCGGCATCATCGGCGGCAAAATCTATGGGCTGGGCTCGGCCTACGGGCCGTTCATTCTGTGCGCCATCGCCCTGGCCGTGAGTCTTGCCCTCAGCTATCGCCTGATTCCCCCACCCCCCAAAGCGCAACCCGAAATCGAAAGCTAA
- a CDS encoding AbrB/MazE/SpoVT family DNA-binding domain-containing protein — protein MSDSGSSRPPNINDCFYGAVTVGERGQVVIPAEAREQLDFKPGDKLLVMRHIAWDAVVITKIEHMHRFMDEFRAQVEQAKAVEDAE, from the coding sequence ATGTCTGATTCCGGGTCATCGCGCCCGCCTAACATCAACGACTGCTTTTACGGCGCCGTGACCGTCGGCGAAAGGGGCCAAGTCGTCATTCCCGCCGAGGCGCGCGAGCAGCTCGACTTTAAGCCCGGCGACAAGCTCCTGGTGATGCGGCACATCGCGTGGGACGCGGTGGTGATCACCAAGATCGAGCACATGCACCGATTTATGGATGAATTCCGCGCTCAAGTTGAACAAGCGAAGGCCGTGGAGGATGCGGAATGA
- a CDS encoding DegT/DnrJ/EryC1/StrS family aminotransferase: protein MSATVTKIPILDLKPEIASIREELRAAIDGVLDSTHFIMGPNVKAFEQEVAEFLGVKHALGLNSGTDALILGCSAMGLKPGDEVITTPFTFFATGEAISHFRATPIFVDIDPVTYNLDITQVESRINERTKAILPVHLYGQSVDMQPLMDLAKKHNLMILEDCAQSFGAAYRGQQTGTIGDAGAFSFFPSKNLGAFGDGGLYTTNDDEMADHVRMMRVHGAKKKYFNERVGVNSRLDELQAAILRVKLRHINTWNEGRRQVAARYYDLFQGFDQVIAPETADYATHVFHQYTIRVMGGKRDELQKALDAEGISTMIYYPVALHKLPVYLNAEHGPLPVSDQLSTEVISLPIWPTLGEADQVRVVNAIKSFLN from the coding sequence ATGTCCGCTACCGTCACCAAGATTCCCATTCTTGACCTCAAGCCCGAAATTGCGTCCATTCGCGAGGAGCTTCGCGCCGCAATTGATGGCGTGCTCGACTCTACCCACTTCATCATGGGCCCGAACGTCAAGGCGTTCGAGCAAGAAGTCGCCGAGTTCCTGGGCGTCAAGCACGCGCTTGGCCTCAACAGCGGTACCGACGCGCTGATCTTGGGTTGTTCGGCCATGGGACTCAAGCCGGGCGACGAGGTCATCACGACGCCGTTTACGTTCTTCGCCACGGGCGAGGCGATCAGCCACTTCCGCGCGACCCCGATCTTCGTGGACATTGACCCGGTGACCTACAACCTGGACATCACCCAAGTCGAATCGCGCATCAATGAGCGCACGAAGGCGATTTTGCCGGTGCACCTGTACGGCCAATCGGTGGACATGCAGCCGCTGATGGACCTCGCGAAGAAGCACAACTTGATGATCCTCGAAGACTGCGCCCAATCGTTCGGCGCGGCTTACCGCGGTCAGCAAACGGGCACCATCGGCGACGCCGGGGCGTTCAGCTTCTTCCCGAGCAAGAATCTGGGCGCGTTTGGTGACGGCGGCCTTTACACCACCAACGACGACGAGATGGCCGACCACGTGCGCATGATGCGCGTCCACGGCGCGAAGAAGAAGTACTTCAACGAGCGCGTCGGCGTGAACTCGCGACTCGACGAGCTGCAAGCGGCGATTCTCCGCGTGAAGCTGCGGCACATCAACACCTGGAACGAAGGTCGTCGCCAAGTGGCCGCGCGCTACTACGATCTGTTCCAAGGTTTCGACCAGGTGATCGCGCCGGAAACCGCCGATTACGCCACGCACGTGTTCCACCAGTACACGATCCGCGTGATGGGCGGCAAGCGCGACGAGCTGCAAAAGGCGCTTGACGCCGAGGGCATCAGCACGATGATTTACTACCCGGTTGCCCTGCATAAATTGCCGGTTTATCTCAACGCCGAGCACGGTCCGTTGCCGGTGAGCGACCAGCTTTCGACCGAGGTCATCAGCCTCCCGATTTGGCCGACCTTGGGCGAAGCCGACCAGGTGCGCGTCGTCAACGCAATCAAGTCGTTTTTGAACTAA
- a CDS encoding TolC family protein — protein MTFALSAVLAALVQVQAPILTLEDAVARGEKRSLAIQIAQNEAVKNRDNLRAAKASSGPSLTLGGSSRRVLDGSNAFTPDWSNSLTATASIGIDISGLVRLAVRSAEYALAAQRENVEATRNTTRYDIKVAYFRLIQTDWVLQIRESTLRAAEKRANDARLKNTQGVLSKFDLTRLESDLQQARLQYDQAQLSRNLALAALNNAMREPLEQQWTLQPVQEIAEVNTSEPELKMAADRERAEIRSLKNRVSLLEVQEKVAGNSLKPSMGVQLQQSRNLNPNSFSPASQTTLGVSVSYPIFDGGVTKARVAAARRDTESLRIQLLQLREGVSLEVHVALQNLKNASAQVAITEEGLTVAREAYRLAEVRFANDLGILLDVIAAQDSLTAARARLAQANYDYLVAVAALQKAVGNDEYTIRTGSPAKKTLTTP, from the coding sequence ATGACGTTTGCGCTGAGTGCCGTGCTTGCCGCATTAGTGCAAGTTCAAGCGCCGATTCTTACACTGGAAGATGCCGTCGCTCGCGGCGAAAAAAGGAGCCTCGCGATCCAGATTGCGCAGAACGAAGCGGTGAAGAATCGCGACAACCTCCGTGCGGCCAAGGCTTCCAGCGGACCTTCGCTGACGCTCGGCGGAAGTAGTCGCCGGGTGCTCGATGGCAGCAACGCCTTTACGCCGGACTGGAGCAACTCGCTTACGGCCACGGCAAGCATCGGGATTGACATCAGCGGTTTGGTGCGACTCGCCGTTCGATCGGCGGAATACGCGCTCGCCGCGCAACGCGAGAACGTCGAAGCCACGCGCAACACAACTCGCTACGACATCAAGGTGGCGTACTTCCGGTTGATCCAGACCGATTGGGTGCTGCAGATTCGCGAGTCCACTCTGCGCGCCGCCGAAAAGCGCGCGAATGACGCCCGCCTCAAGAACACCCAGGGCGTGCTCAGCAAGTTCGACCTCACGCGTTTGGAGAGCGACCTGCAACAAGCGCGCCTGCAATACGATCAAGCCCAGCTCAGCCGCAATCTGGCGCTCGCCGCGTTGAACAATGCCATGCGCGAGCCGCTTGAGCAGCAATGGACGCTCCAGCCCGTGCAAGAAATCGCCGAGGTCAACACCAGCGAACCCGAACTCAAGATGGCAGCCGATCGCGAACGGGCTGAAATCCGCTCCCTGAAGAATCGGGTGAGCCTCCTCGAAGTCCAGGAGAAGGTGGCCGGCAACAGCCTGAAACCATCCATGGGCGTGCAACTGCAACAGTCGCGCAACCTCAATCCGAACTCCTTCAGCCCGGCCTCGCAAACGACGCTCGGCGTGAGCGTGAGCTACCCGATCTTTGATGGCGGGGTGACCAAGGCGCGAGTCGCCGCGGCTCGCCGCGACACCGAATCGCTCCGGATTCAACTGCTGCAACTCCGCGAAGGTGTGAGCCTGGAGGTCCACGTCGCGCTGCAGAATCTCAAGAACGCAAGCGCACAGGTCGCGATCACCGAAGAAGGCTTGACGGTCGCCCGCGAGGCGTATCGCCTCGCCGAGGTGAGATTCGCCAACGATCTCGGCATCCTGCTGGATGTCATCGCCGCGCAAGATAGCCTCACCGCGGCCCGCGCCCGACTGGCGCAAGCCAACTACGACTATTTGGTAGCCGTCGCCGCCCTGCAAAAGGCGGTCGGCAACGACGAGTACACGATCCGCACCGGATCCCCGGCCAAGAAAACCCTGACCACACCGTGA
- a CDS encoding efflux RND transporter periplasmic adaptor subunit has protein sequence MKSSHLITPLIALALMGGCVNRDAQKQSERVQKFAQDVVVPVQVAKPTVRDLAETFEVTGQIVTSEEAMIAAEVPGRIVASYVKDGDFVRAGQVIARQDTNQSTVRYRQALAGLRSAQAQLAQALTDARVSPNRSTASVRAAQAQLDQAKASLRRVRAGDRSEQRRQVQAQVDAARTAMENAKKTLERFRNLYKEGAVSKQEVEQYETAYAQALSGYEQVLEMQRMQQTGARPEDIAIAEQQVRAAEEGLRQAQAAKQLDPQLQMRVDAARAAVESAQESVNLGQVDLASTMIKAPFSGQIQGSPVPVGTYLGPGTVFAKMVGGGGSFFEGDVPELKLGEVQVGRSVTVRMDSLAGRTFIGTVRSVSPSANSVGRIFKVRIGLLAITPEVKPGMFARGQIETRVVSGATVLPKTVVLSDSKGKYVMIKEGDAAKRVTVTTGLETKDVIEVAGVDKTADVIVVGHEELADKAKVRLAEAKK, from the coding sequence GTGAAATCCTCTCATCTCATTACTCCGTTAATCGCGCTTGCCCTGATGGGCGGGTGCGTCAATCGCGATGCGCAAAAGCAGTCCGAACGCGTGCAGAAGTTTGCGCAGGATGTCGTGGTGCCGGTCCAAGTGGCCAAGCCCACCGTGCGCGATCTCGCCGAAACCTTCGAGGTCACCGGCCAAATCGTCACCAGCGAAGAAGCCATGATCGCCGCCGAGGTGCCGGGCCGAATCGTCGCGAGCTACGTCAAGGATGGTGATTTCGTCCGAGCCGGGCAAGTGATTGCTCGGCAGGACACCAACCAATCCACGGTGCGCTACCGCCAGGCTTTGGCCGGACTCCGCTCCGCACAGGCGCAGCTGGCCCAGGCACTGACCGATGCCCGCGTCAGCCCGAATCGCTCCACCGCGAGCGTTCGCGCGGCGCAAGCGCAACTCGACCAAGCGAAGGCTTCGCTGCGACGAGTCCGCGCCGGTGATCGAAGTGAGCAACGCCGTCAGGTGCAAGCGCAAGTAGATGCGGCGCGCACCGCGATGGAGAACGCCAAGAAGACGCTGGAGCGATTCCGCAATCTGTACAAAGAAGGCGCGGTGAGCAAGCAAGAGGTCGAGCAGTACGAAACGGCGTATGCGCAGGCGCTGAGCGGCTACGAGCAAGTGCTCGAAATGCAGCGAATGCAGCAAACCGGCGCTCGGCCCGAGGACATCGCGATTGCGGAACAACAGGTTCGTGCGGCTGAAGAAGGTCTTCGCCAAGCGCAAGCCGCCAAACAGCTTGACCCGCAGCTTCAAATGCGAGTCGATGCCGCCCGCGCCGCCGTGGAAAGCGCGCAGGAATCGGTCAACCTCGGCCAGGTGGACCTTGCGAGCACCATGATCAAAGCGCCGTTTAGCGGCCAGATTCAGGGCTCGCCGGTACCGGTGGGCACCTACCTCGGGCCGGGCACCGTGTTTGCCAAGATGGTCGGCGGAGGAGGCAGCTTCTTCGAGGGTGACGTCCCCGAACTCAAGCTCGGCGAAGTGCAAGTCGGACGCTCGGTAACGGTGCGGATGGACTCTCTCGCAGGCCGCACGTTCATCGGCACGGTTCGCTCGGTTAGCCCCAGCGCCAACAGCGTGGGCCGCATCTTTAAGGTTCGCATCGGTTTGCTCGCCATCACCCCCGAGGTGAAGCCGGGCATGTTCGCTCGCGGTCAGATCGAAACGCGCGTCGTGAGTGGCGCAACGGTGCTGCCGAAGACGGTCGTGCTCAGCGATAGCAAGGGCAAGTACGTGATGATCAAGGAGGGCGACGCCGCCAAGCGAGTCACCGTCACAACTGGCCTGGAAACCAAGGATGTGATCGAAGTCGCGGGCGTAGACAAGACCGCCGACGTGATTGTGGTGGGGCATGAAGAACTCGCCGACAAGGCCAAGGTTCGGCTCGCCGAGGCGAAGAAGTAA
- the gap gene encoding type I glyceraldehyde-3-phosphate dehydrogenase, which translates to MAVRIGINGFGRIGRLSLRTLLARYKGQFDVVAVNDLTDCRTNAYLFKYDSVYGPFAGQVENDDKSITVDGDKITVFAQTDPAQIPWGEMGCDIVIEATGRFTDANLAVAHKTGGAKKVIISAPAKNEDVTIVLGVNDNMYDPANHHVISNASCTTNGLAPVAKILHEKFGIEKGLLTTVHAYTNSQSTVDTAKKDLRDSRAAAENIVPSSTGAAKAVGLVIPELKGKFTGMAFRVPTPTVSVVDFTAILGKETSPEEINAAVKSYADGPMKGILRYSDEELVSSDLKGDAHSSIFSAVDTIGMGNFVKVVSWYDNEWGYSCRIADLVKFISDKGL; encoded by the coding sequence ATGGCAGTCCGCATTGGTATTAACGGGTTTGGTCGTATTGGCCGCCTTTCGCTCCGCACCCTGCTCGCCCGCTACAAGGGCCAGTTCGACGTTGTGGCCGTCAACGACCTGACCGACTGCCGCACAAACGCGTACCTGTTTAAGTACGACTCGGTGTACGGACCCTTCGCCGGCCAAGTCGAGAACGACGACAAGTCGATCACCGTAGATGGCGACAAGATCACCGTGTTTGCCCAGACAGATCCGGCTCAGATTCCCTGGGGCGAAATGGGCTGCGATATCGTGATCGAAGCCACCGGCCGCTTTACCGACGCCAACCTGGCCGTGGCCCACAAAACAGGCGGCGCAAAGAAGGTCATTATCTCGGCTCCCGCCAAAAACGAAGACGTGACGATTGTGCTCGGCGTGAACGACAACATGTACGATCCGGCCAACCACCACGTGATTTCCAACGCGTCGTGCACCACCAACGGCCTCGCGCCGGTCGCCAAGATTCTGCACGAGAAGTTCGGCATCGAAAAGGGCCTGCTGACCACGGTCCACGCCTATACCAACTCGCAAAGCACGGTGGACACCGCCAAGAAGGATTTGCGCGACAGCCGAGCCGCCGCGGAGAACATCGTCCCGAGTTCGACCGGCGCGGCCAAGGCCGTTGGCTTGGTCATTCCCGAGCTTAAGGGCAAGTTCACCGGCATGGCGTTCCGCGTGCCAACTCCGACCGTTTCGGTCGTGGACTTCACCGCGATTCTTGGCAAGGAAACCTCGCCCGAGGAGATCAATGCGGCCGTGAAATCGTACGCCGACGGTCCGATGAAGGGCATCCTGCGCTACTCCGATGAAGAGCTGGTCTCGAGCGATCTGAAGGGCGACGCGCATAGCAGCATCTTCAGCGCGGTGGACACCATCGGCATGGGCAACTTCGTCAAGGTCGTCTCGTGGTACGACAACGAGTGGGGCTACAGCTGCCGTATCGCCGATCTCGTGAAGTTCATCAGCGACAAGGGCCTGTAA
- the queC gene encoding 7-cyano-7-deazaguanine synthase QueC produces the protein MIKKAVVLLSGGLDSATVAAIARAEGFSVHAMTMSYGQRHAVEIEAAKRVAAGLGVADHILVDIPLAQWGGSALTADIAVPKGRDSAEMEANIPVTYVPARNTVFLSFALGYAEVIGARDIFAGMNQVDYSGYPDCRPEFVAAFENLANLATKAGVEGDRFRIHAPLMNMDKAQIIRRGEELGVDFAWTHSCYDPGPDGRACGECDSCLIRIRAFAELGRTDPVLA, from the coding sequence CTGATCAAGAAGGCGGTTGTTTTACTGAGCGGTGGCCTGGACAGCGCGACCGTGGCCGCGATTGCGCGCGCCGAAGGCTTTTCCGTGCACGCCATGACGATGAGCTACGGCCAGCGCCATGCGGTGGAGATAGAGGCGGCCAAGCGCGTCGCCGCCGGGCTCGGCGTGGCCGACCATATCCTTGTGGACATCCCGCTCGCCCAGTGGGGCGGTTCGGCGCTGACCGCCGATATCGCGGTGCCCAAGGGTCGCGACTCCGCGGAGATGGAGGCGAATATTCCGGTGACCTATGTTCCGGCGCGGAACACCGTGTTCCTTTCGTTTGCTTTGGGCTACGCCGAGGTCATCGGCGCGCGCGACATTTTCGCCGGGATGAACCAGGTGGACTACTCGGGCTATCCGGATTGTCGCCCGGAGTTTGTCGCCGCCTTTGAAAACCTGGCCAACCTCGCGACGAAGGCGGGCGTGGAGGGCGATCGGTTCCGCATTCACGCGCCGCTGATGAACATGGATAAGGCGCAGATTATTCGCCGCGGCGAGGAGCTTGGCGTGGACTTCGCCTGGACCCACAGCTGCTACGACCCGGGCCCCGATGGCCGCGCTTGCGGCGAATGCGATAGCTGCCTCATTCGCATTCGCGCATTCGCCGAGCTTGGCCGCACCGATCCGGTGCTCGCATGA
- a CDS encoding 7-carboxy-7-deazaguanine synthase QueE has protein sequence MTRLSEFFTSVQGEGIWMGVPSTFVRFSGCNLRCVWCDTPYASWAPEGPPVAPEDIVARVRAAGMNHVVLTGGEPMLFDDLEVICRSLGDAGHTITIETAGTIFRDLPCDLMSISPKLSHSTPRERRHADPSVTTELSATWPERHEQERLQIPVLSQLIESYNHQLKFVVANPGDLQEIEELLAQLPAVSPDRVLLMPEGRDSAALNASLRGLVPLAMARGWRLAPRLHIDLFGDVRET, from the coding sequence ATGACCCGGCTCAGCGAGTTTTTCACCTCAGTGCAGGGCGAGGGCATTTGGATGGGCGTACCGAGTACCTTTGTGCGATTCTCCGGCTGCAATCTGCGGTGCGTGTGGTGCGACACGCCCTATGCGAGCTGGGCGCCCGAGGGGCCGCCCGTGGCTCCGGAGGACATTGTGGCGCGGGTAAGGGCGGCGGGCATGAACCACGTGGTTCTCACGGGCGGCGAACCCATGCTGTTTGACGATTTGGAGGTGATCTGCCGATCGTTGGGTGACGCGGGCCACACGATTACGATTGAAACCGCGGGCACGATTTTCCGCGACTTGCCCTGTGATCTCATGTCCATCAGCCCAAAGCTGAGCCACTCGACGCCGCGGGAGCGCCGACACGCCGACCCGTCGGTGACCACGGAGTTAAGCGCGACCTGGCCGGAGCGGCATGAGCAGGAGCGGCTCCAAATTCCGGTGCTGTCGCAGTTGATTGAGAGCTACAACCACCAGCTAAAGTTCGTGGTCGCCAATCCAGGTGACCTTCAGGAGATTGAGGAGTTGCTTGCGCAGTTGCCCGCGGTCAGTCCCGACCGGGTGTTGCTGATGCCCGAGGGCCGCGACTCGGCCGCGCTCAACGCCAGTTTGCGCGGGCTCGTGCCGCTCGCAATGGCCCGCGGTTGGCGTCTTGCACCCCGACTGCACATCGACCTTTTTGGAGATGTAAGAGAAACGTAA